DNA sequence from the Cohnella herbarum genome:
ATTTTATGTGCCGTATGTTTTGCCGGCCGTTGCCATATACGTAGGGTGGTCCTGGCTGTACGAGGCGAACTTTGGATTTTTCAATTATCTCCTCTCCGAGATGGGGTTGGATAAAGTTCTCTTTATTGCGGATTCCAATTACGTGGTCCCCTCTCTATCCTTGATTGCGGTCTGGCTGTCCGGGAACTTGATCGTTATTTTTTTGGCCGGGCTTCAGAACGTTCCGAGAGTCTATCATGAAGCGGCTGAAATGGACGGCGCGAATGGCTGGAAACGCTTCAGGCATATTACCTTGCCCAGTATCTCGCCGATCATCTTCTACAACTTGTTGATGAGCCTGATCGCTAATCTCCAAGTCATTACGCCGGCCCTTGCTCTAACGAACGGAGGTCCGGGCAATTCTTCCCGATTCATGACTTATCTGATGTACGATCAGGCTTTCGTCAATTACAAGCTGGGTTATGCCTGCGCGACGACCTTTATCATTTTCGCCATCCTTGCCGCCTTTACCGCCGTGCTGTTCAAGACGTCGAACCGGTGGATCTTTTCCGAAGGGGGCGACGACAAATGAGCGAAGCCGTATATGGCAGACTAAAGAGCAAAAAACGCAATGATCGAATGATGAACGTCCTAACGCTTGTCGTTGTCGTATTCTGCGCCGTTCTCGTACTCTTTCCGATTTGGTGGATATTCCGTACGTCGCTGATGACGAATGCCGAGATTTACAGATTTCCGCCTTCGCTCCTACCGAATAATTGGCTGTTTTCCAACTATGAAAAAACTTTGGAAATATTCAAATTTTGGAAATATTTGTGGAATACGATGGTCATTATCGTTCCTTCCTGTTTGGCGGGAACGTTTACGGCCACCTTGTGCGGATATGCCTTTGCGAGGTTGCGGTTTCGGGGCAAAAGTTTGATCTGGGCGCTTTGCATCGGTTCGATGCTTTTACCTACCATGGTTACGCTCATTCCGCTGTACATTGGGTGGACGCGGGGTCTGGGGCTTCATGATAGCTATCTGCCTTTGATTTTGCCTTATTTCTGCGGGGGCGGCGCCTTCAATATCTTTTTGATCCGACAGTTTATTCTCTCCATACCGAGAGAACTCGACCAAGCGGCAACGATCGACGGCGCCGGATACTTCCGCATCTTGTTCAGCATTATTATCCCGGCGATCAAGCCGGCCATGATTGTCGTCGCGTTGTTTATTTTCATCGGCCTATGGAACGATTTGCTCCAACAGATGATTTACATTAATTCGAGCGATAAATATACCATTGCGTTGGGGCTTACCAATTTCAGAGGTCAATTAAAGTCGGACTGGTCTCTGACGATGGCAGCCACGTGTCTGTCCTTTGCTCCGGGCGTGATTTTCTACCTGGTCGGTCAAAAGTATTTCGTAGAGGGAATCACGATGACCGGAATAAAAAGTTAGGCGGAGGATGGCGTGCCGGCAAGTTATGTCCATGTCGATCAGGGATAATCTTATCCCGGATCGGCTTTTTTTGTTGTATAGGAAGTAGAATTTTGTTTGATTCTTCAATATTTAGCTCCTGAGCAAAGTACACATATTCATTTATATAGACGAGTACTAAAAAATCCATATTTTTTTAACTCAAAGCTTGTCGATACTTTCTATTGGTCTATCAGTTATTTCGTCAATAAAGCCTTTTAACAGCAGCGCTTAAAGATTTCCCGGAATGTTATCTATCGCCTATCTATGCTTAATAAAAATACATACTCGATTCTCACAACACTCAAAATTTAATTGTAAAATGTACATTTAGTTTCGTCCAAATTCCTCGTTTCCACCTTCTAAATGTAAAAAGTGCACCTAGATTGATTGATTTCGTCTGTGATCGAAATATTCACCTAATCTAGTTGTAGGTTTTACACTTAGTCATTTGAGAAAGAAAAATTCCCCCGAACTAGTTGTAGATTGTACACTTAAGTGTACAAGATTTCCAGGTTTACTCTAAATTGCTGAGTCGCTTAATTCAAAAAACACTTTTAATTTTATGACTGATTTTGCATTCATTTATAGAGAACCCTTAATGCCGTCTATATAGTCACTCGTTATTGTGATTTTGTTACAAGTTTCGGAAAGTAAAAATTCGCGCTACTTATCCGAAACTCGTGAATGGGCCTTCCGATAAGCGCTGGGAGTCATGCCCGCGATTCGTTTGAAAACGGTCAAGAACGAGGCTATGTCCTTATAACCCGTCATTTCGGCGATCGTGTTGACCTTGAACGTCGAATTTCTTAACAGTTCGCAGCTTCTGCGCACGCGCAGCGATTGCAGGTACCGGTTGAAGGATTGAGAGGTATGCTGCATGAACAAGCGTTGAAGATGCCGTTCGCTCCATCGGCTGATTTGCGCGAGGCGGGCGAGCGACAGTTCTTGGGACAAATTCCGTTCCATATACGTCAACAGATGGTCGAAGTCGGAGAATTTACGTATCGGCGGAGAATGCGGGACATGTTTTCCCCGGTTGACGACAATGAGCAATTGAAGCAGCAATGCGTGCAAATAATCCGCCGATCCACCTAGAGGCAACGAATATTCGCGATGGAGCTGAACGAATAACTTCTCTATGGAATCTCCCGCCTCCGCGAGGTGGAAGTATGATTGCGCGCCTTCATGAAGGGCCGATATGAAAGCTTTAACATGGCCGTCGGAGACGAAGTCGCCTAATTTCGTTAGAAGTCGCGGGCTAAAGACGCAATTAAAGACGGTGAGCGGATGTTTGGTCAGATTCGCCGATATGGGACGGAAAACATGGGGAGTGCCGATGGGAATATAGCAGAGCTGCCCTTTGCTTACTTCGTGAACTTGATCGAAGACATGGTGAAATCCGTTGCCTTCGGCAATATAAGCGAATTCGATAAAATCATGATCGTGCATCGGCGAGTTGAAATCTTCCGAAGCCCGGTTCACGTAAAGAAGCATATCTTTTTGAAACATTCCTTCGCTCTTAAATGTCTCTACCGGCCTGTTGCTCATCCGTTTCTCCGCTCCCTTTTACCGATCAACAATGTCCGTTTTACAAATATAAGATGTCCGTAATGCCGCAATACATGCGAGTGGCTCCATTATATCATAAAGAGATAAATCGCCTGTCATTCAGAGAGGAGTTAACTCAGTGATGTTGGAAGTTATCGAGCTGCGTTGCGAATACAAAATCAATCCGGTAGGGCTGGACGTAACGAACCCCCGGATCAGTTGGAAGCTAAAATCCGACGAGAGAGCCGTCATGCAATCGGCTTACGAAATCGAAGTCGCCGAAGAGCAGGACTTTCATGCCGTCGTGTGGGGATCGGGCAAGGTGATATCGGAACAGTCCGTTCACGTGGAATTGGACGGCTTAAACGTGGTTTCGCGTAAACTCTATCATTACCGGATTCGAGTCTGGAGCACTAGCGGGGACAACTCCGGCTGGTCGGAAACGGCTTATTTCGAAACGGGAATATTGGATAATACGGAATGGCGGGCGGAATGGATCGGCGTTATCAAGAACGAGGCGGAGTTGGAAGGGAAACCGGAATCTCCTTCGGAACGAAGCCCGTTGCTACGCAAAGGGTTCGAAGTAAAGGGCGGCGTAAAACAAGCTCGCGTATACGCATCCGCTTTGGGAATATACGAACTGGAGATCAATGGCTCCAGGGTGGGCGACAGTTATTTTACCCCGGGCTGGACGAGTTATAAGCATCGGCTTCAAGTTCAGACATATGACGTAACGCACCAACTCGCAACCGGAGAGAACGCCATCGGCGCAATGCTCGGCAACGGTTGGTACAAGGGACCGCTTGCTTGGGAAAATCATCATTGCTTGTACGGTAATCGCCAAGCGCTATTTTTGGAGTTGCACATCTCTTACGCGGACGGGACGGAACAGATCGTAACGACGGATGCAAGCTGGCGGACGGGGGGAAGCCCGATCCTCATGTCCGAACTCTATCACGGAGAAACGTACGACGCGAGATTGGAGCAACCGGGATGGAGCAGCGCGGGATTCGATGACGACGGGTGGGACGAAGTAGCGGTTATCGCTCAATCCAATGAGGTCCTGATCGCCCAAGAAAACGAAACCGTCAAAAAAATAGAAGAGATTAAAGCGATCGAACTGATTAAGACGCCGCTCGGAGAAACCGTCATCGATTTCGGTCAGAACATGGTCGGTTGGGTACGTTTTACGGTAGAGGGTGCCGCGGGCAGGGAAGTCGAAATTCACCACGCGGAAGTGCTTGATTCGGAAGGTAACTTCTACACCGAGAACATGCGCGCCGCGAAGCAGACCATTAAGTATGTGCTGAAAGGCGGAGAGCCGGAAACATTCGAGCCGCGCTTCACGTTCCAAGGCTTCCGATACGTTCGATTGGTCGGTTTCCCGGAGCCGATTCGGTTGGAGGATTTCACCGGAGTCGTGCTTCATTCGGATATGGCTTCGACCGGCCGATTCGAGTGCTCCGATCCGCTCGTGAATCAATTGCAGCACAACATCGAATGGGGCCTAAAAGGCAATTTCCTCGATGTGCCGACGGATTGCCCGCAACGGGACGAAAGGCTCGGATGGACGGGCGATGCCCAGATGTTCATTCGCACGGCTGCTTACTTAAAGAACGTCGCTCCTTTCTTCACGAAATGGAACCGCGATCTGGCAGCCGATCAGAGGGAAGACGGAGGCGTTCCGTTCGTCATTCCGCACGTGCTGAACGAAGATTCCCATTCCTCTGCCGCTTGGGGGGACGCCGCCGTTATCTGTCCGTGGACGATCTACCTGTGTTATGGGGATAAAAGAATACTGGAAGAGCAATACGGCAGCATGAAAGCTTGGGTCGAATATATTCGCCGCCAAGGCGACAACGAATATCTATGGAATACGGGATTCCACTTCGGCGATTGGCTGGGACTCGATTCCAAGCCGGATACGTACGTCGGAGCGACCGACAGGGATTATATCGCGACGGCGTTCTACGCTTATTCGGTTTCCTTGCTGCAGAAAGCGGCGGCGGTCATCGGAGAAACGGAAGATGCATCAAAGTACGGGGAGCTGTACGAGAAAATCGTAGCCGCTTTCGCGGAAGAGTTCTTCACCCCGTCGGGCCGATCTTCGGTTCCGACCCAGACGGCGCAAGTGCTCGGCCTCACCTTCGGAATCCTCGATGACAAGGCTAAGAAACGGGCTACGGCCAAGCTGATGGAGCTGCTGGAAGAAAGCAAATTCCATCTGACGACCGGATTCGTGGGTACTCCGTACTTGAACCATGCGTTAAGCGACAACGGCCAGAACGACGCGGCTTATAAGCTGCTTCTGCAACAGGATTATCCTTCGTGGCTGTACCCGGTAACGAAAGGCGCGACGACGATCTGGGAGCATTGGGACGGAATCAAGGAAGACGGCAGCTTCTGGAGCAAAGACATGAACTCTTTCAACCACTACGCTTACGGCGCGATCGGCGATTGGCTCTACCGTTCCGTAGCGGGTATCGATACGGACGAGCAAGCGGCCGGTTACAAGCGCATCGTGATTCGTCCTCGGCCGGGTGACGGACTGACTTGGGCGGATGGACGATTGGATTCGATGTACGGGGAAATTCGTTCGTATTGGAAGAAGACGGATGGAGGAATGGAGCTCGAGGTGTCCGTTCCGGCGAACACGACCGCGGAAATTCATCTTCCGGGGGCCGATCTGGCATCGGTCAAAGAGAGCGGGAAATCGTTAGATGCCGCGGTCGGCGTGGTCTCCTCGAAGCAAGTGGAAGGCTCCGTCGCTCTGGCGGTTGGTTCCGGGCAGTATAAGTTTAGCTGGTAAGCGGCGATAGAGTTATGGGGAGTTTAATGGGCTTATTGTGAGGGGCTCGGGTGACTTGGTTTCTGGGAATAAGCTCGTGTGGCGGTACTGATGGGTTTTTGGGAGGCTCGGTTTCTGGGAATAAGCACGTGTGATGGTACTCATGGTGCTTGGATGACTCGGTTTCTGGGAATTTTTATGTGGGAAGTTGTAGACATAGGCTATTATTTATGAGATATAAGAGGAATAAACCGTAAAGGTGGATTCTTGCCGAAGACTAGATAGAGAGTGACGGAAAGACGCTGAGGCTTTAGGGCATTCAGCGTCTTTGGCAATTTGCGATAGTGACAGGGTGTGAACGGAGCTCCCTGCCATTGTCGCAAAATGCGACAATAGCGCGCTGTGGATGGTGCATTCCCCTCCCATTGTCGCGAAATGCGACAATGGCGAGACAACCGCAGCACCTACATCCTTAAATGAGGTGGAAACGAGTATGCGAGTAAAGTTGGACAGGTTTCCGGATGGCAAGAGAATGGCGTTAACGATGAGTTATGACGATGGCATCTATCACGATCGCAGGCTCGTGGAGACGATGAATCGTTACGGCCTTCGCGGAACGTTTCATTTGAATTCAGGGATGTTGGGCAAGAAAGATTACTTGGAGCGGGATGAGATTGCGACGTTGTTCGCGGGGCACGAGATATCGGCGCATACCGTGACTCATCCGTTTCTGCCTTTTATTCCGAAGGAGCAAGCGGTACAGGAATTGCTGAACGACCGAATCGCTTTGGAAGAATTGGCGGGGTACCCGGTTCGAGGTCTATCCTATCCTTTCGGCTCGTGGGATGGTTCCATCGTATCAATGTTGGATTCCGTCGGGATCGAATACGCCCGGACGGTAGACAGTCATGGCTCTTATCGGATGCCGGACAACTTTCAGCAATGGTCTCCGACATGCCATCACCGCGATATGATCGGACATGCCGAGAAATGGCTTAGCGACAATAAGGTATTTCCGACAATGGCACTCCTGTACGTGTGGGGGCATAGCCATGATTTCGATCGGGAGAACAATTGGGAGCTGCTGGACCAGTTCGGGCAACTCGTTGGCAACCGCTCCGACATCTGGTATGCGACGAACATGGAAATCGTGCTTTATTCCAAAGCGTTGAAGGGATTACGGTTCTCGGCGTCGGGACATCTGGCGCACAATCCTTCCGCTATTCCGGTATGGGTTGCCGTAGATAACCGCGAAATACGAATAGATGGCGGCGCGACCGTCCATTTGAAGGAGGACGCGGAACCGGATGGAAGGCGCTTATAAGTCGAAGCTGAGCGAACGGCAGCTTAATGAAGTTATCCAAGCCAAGATGAATAGTACCATTCGGTCTTACTCCGAGCTTACCGAGGGATGGGCGAACAGCGCGTATTCGATCGAAATGGAGGATGGGAAAAAGGTAGTTCTCAAAGCGCGTCCTCCCGCGGACATCCGATACATGCGGTGCGAAGTCGACCAGATGAAAACGGAAGTTGATGCGATGCGGCGATTGGCATCAAACCGATCCTTACCGATTCCTCATATTTACGTCTACGATCAATCGCTTGAGCTTCTTCCGGTCGAATATTTCATTATGGAGCATCTTGAAGGTAAGCCTTACAATCAAGTGAAGGCCGAGTTGCCAGAGGAACAAAGGGATGCGATTGAACGCCGGCTGGGGGAGCTCAACTATCAAATCAACGAGTGTATTGGAGAAGGCTTCGGCTTCTATTCCAGGCCAACCGACCGTTCATGGCGTGATACGTTCAAAGAAATGATCTTCGGGGTTCTTGAGGACGGGAAGGAAGCGGGAGTGTCGTTGCCTATCGCTTACCCGGAATTGGAACGCCTCATTGAAGAGCGATTATATTCGTTAGACGAGGTCATTGAGCCGAGACTGTTACATTGGGATCTATGGGATGGCAACGTGTTCGTAAAAGACGGGCAGCTCTCCGGCATTATCGATTTCGAGCGGGCGATATGGGGCGATCCGATCATGGAGCATTATTTTAGCCACTTTAATCCATCGGTCCCTTTCAGGCAAGGGTACGGGATTTCCTTGACCGAACCTTCGCAGCTCGCCAGAAGAAAACTATACGATCTTTACCTTGACCTGATTCTGTATATCGAATGCGCTTTTCGCAAGTATGATAACGAGAACCATGTAAAATGGGCCTATGATAACCTAGCGCAAGGCTTGGAACGCTTCTGCGCATCCGAATAATAGATTGAATCGCCGATGTTACCGAAAGCGTTGAAGACGATTCAAAGAGAACTTTAATCTCAGCGATAACCAATCCCGTTCCCGATAATCCCGGCGTGCGGGATTTTTATTCGATCGGCTAATATCGCACGCTTTTATTTAACATTGTCTCATTGTCCCTCCGTAGCTCGGGATTTAAGATAGAGGCGGACTGAGTAAAGGGGCGAGAGGGGATTAATAAGGATGCGTACAATCGCGGTTACGGGCGGGAGTGGCAAGCTGGGAGTTTGGGTGGTCGATGATCTGCTTCGCCAAGGTTATCAAGTCGTATCGTTGGACGAGAAGCGGTCCGACAAATTACGTTGCAAGCAACTGAAGGTGGATCTATCCGATTTCGGTCAAGTCGTCGGAGCGCTGCACGGTTCGGATGCGATCATCCATCTCGCTGCGATTCCGGCGCCGTTAGGATATACGAACGATTATATTTTCTCGAACAACGTTAGATCGACTTATCATGTGCTTGAAGCCGCGTCCGTACTAGGAATCGATAAAGTCGTCACCGGTTCGAGCGAATCGGCTTATGGCTTCTGCTGGGCGAAGACGCCATTCTCGCCGAACTACGTACCCGTCGATGAGCTTCATCCCGCGTTGCCTCAAGAATGCTACGGACTATCGAAGATCGTCGGGGAGCAAACGGCGGAGATGTTCCATCGCCGAACCGGCATGCGGGTTTACTCGCTGAGGTTCTCCATGATCGTGACGCCGCAGGAATATTCGCGTTCCGCCATCTCCGAGCCTGAAAGGTACAAACGCATTCTCTGGAGCTACATCGATATCCGCGATGCCGTTCAGGCATGTATCGCGTCTTTGAGATCGGACGATGAGGGCTGCCATACGTTAAACATCACGAGTAACGATACGTTGAGCGATTGGCCGACGGAAAGGCTATTGTCGCATTTCTATCCCGAGATTACGGATCGACGTCAAACTTTCGCGGGCAGAGAAGCCATCGTAAGCAATGCGGGAGCCAAGAGCATCTTGAATTGGACCCCGGAGTTCACCTGGGAACAGAATAAATAAATACCGGAAAGTTTAAGATTACCCCCGTGTAATCTTAAACTGAATTCGGTTATGATTGTTCTTGTAAGCGTTTTCCAGAATGCTAACCCAATAGCGGGAAGGGGATGGATTATGTTGCGCGCTCTCATAGTGGACGATGAGTTCGAGATTCGGGAAGGCTTGCGCAAGAGAGTGCCCTGGTTGGATTACGGGATCGAGGAAGTGTTCGTTGCCGATGACGGCGATACGGCACTGGCGATCGCCCTGGAGAAGAAGCCGGATATTATCGTAACCGATATTAAGATGAGCCGGTTGTCCGGTCTGGAATTTCTCGGAGCTCTGTACCGCGAGAACGAATATTTATGGAAAGCCGTCGTCATAAGCGGTTATGACGATTTCGAATTGGTGAAGCAAGCGATGCAGCTCGGCGCGATGGACTATATTCTCAAGCCGATCAATACGGAAGAACTTGGACGAATCGTACGCAAAGCTTCGGATCAAATCATGCGGGAGAGAATGGATCAGCACAACCAAGCCCAGATGAAAAATCAGATGCAGCTAGCCGTGCCGAAATTGCGGGAAGAGCTGCTTCGCGAAATTATAGAGCACGAATACGATCCTTATCGGGAAACCAGAATCGTTCATCGCCTCCAAGCTTTGGATCTGGAATGGATGACGCAACAGCCGTTGCTCATGATGATCGTGGAAGTTGACGATCTGAAAGCGATCGTTAATCGGGCCGGGTATACGAACGAGAAGGAGCTGGTGTTATTCGGTATTGGCAACGTCGTTAACCAGACGCTGACCGAGGAATTTCCGTTCCCGTTCGCCTTGTTCAGCGATTCCGGCTTGAGGTGGGGGGCGGTTCTTAGCTGCAAAAATCCGGAACAGATTCTGCTCGGCAATTCGGTAGCTCAGATCTGTCTGAGGAGAATCAACGAATTCGTTAAGGTGAAGGCCAGTATCGGAATCAGCTCGATGCCCAAGGATTTGAAGCATATCCACGAGATGTTCTTGGAGTCGGGCGAACTGTTGGACAGGAAAATCGTATACGGAGGCAATCGGATTTTTACGGAACAAGACTTCGAATTCGACGGAGAGAGGGCGGAGTTTTCCCTTCGAGAGTCCGAAGAAGTACTCGATCTTGTCAAATACGGCTCGGATGAAGAGATCAGCGTCTCGATGAACGGATTCGTGGACATGGTGCAGTCTTGGAGACTGGCCAATCTCAAGGATGTTCAGCAACAAATATTCAAATGGTTGATGGGAATCTTTCGGAGCGCGGCAGCGGCCGGATGGCCGGATCGAAGTTGGGAACGAAACCCGATCTCTCTCTGGGAGCAGTTAGAGCAATTCGATAACTTGCAGTCCCTTCGGGCTAAGACCGAAGGGTTTCTTCTCTCGATGGCAGCCGATTTCCGCAAACTGACGGCTTCTCCTAGCCAGATCGTGTTGGAGGCGGAGAAGATGATACGCAAAAGGTATTCGGAAAATCTTTCTCTCCAGATCGTAGCCGACGAGGTGCATGTGACGCCGGTGTGGCTCAGCAAGCTATTCAAGAAGGAGAAGAAGCAAACCTTTTTGGAATATTTGACCGAGGTCAGAATTATGAAGGCGAAAGATATGCTCGGGGACGTCAAATACAAGATTTATCAGATTTCGTATCAAGTCGGATATAAGGACCCGGTTCACTTCACTAAGCTATTCAAGAAACAGTCCGGGTTCACGCCCAAAGAGTATCGGAAACAAAGGGGAATCGCGGATGATTAAGGCTTCGTTGCGTCTCGCTTCCTCTTTTCGGAATAAAATGATTCTTATTTTCTTCGCGATTACGATCGTTCCGTTCATCATATTCGCTTACTACGCTTATATGAAATCGATCGAGGGCATCAAGAACGCGAACGCGACGTTCTCCATGAGTTATTTGCAGCAAGCCAAAATGAACTTCGAAACGTATCTGGATCAATTGAACGATCAGGTCAACGACTTGATCGGCAACAGATCCGTGCAGCAATGGTTGGAACGCGAGCCTTGGAGCAACGAAGAGGAAGAGGCTTTCGCCGTGAACATGTTAGGGTTCGTCTATCAGCGGAAGCCGCAGATCGATGCGCTCAGAGTTCGGATCCTGCCGTTGAATCCGTCCCGTTATCCGACCTATATGAACACGATGGGGGAATCGATCGAGGTCGGCGAAGAGGAATGGTTCAGGAAGTCGAAGGCTACCGTCGTACCGACCTGGCATCTGTCTATGCCTAAGGAAGGTCTCTACGGGAGACCTTTGCTTTCCTATATTAAGAGGTTTACGGGCTTATATGACCGCATTCCTCGGGGGATGATCGTAACGGACCTTGCCGAGGATCACTTAAAGAGATTCTTTTCTCCTTCGGAGAGCATGGAAGGCCAGAAGTTTCTCATCGTCGGCGCGGATGGCCGGGTGCTGTTCGACTCCTTCGACAATGAATGGACGGGGGACGTCATTCCGTCGAAGAAATTTCTGCAGATTCGGGAAACATCCCCCGAGGGTGCGGAAACGCTGATGATGGACGGGGAAAAGAAACTGATCACGTATACGAAAATGAATAACGAGCCGTGGACGATCGTAAGCATGACGCCATTACATGCGTTGACGCAACCGATCAATGTCATGAATCGGCTGCTGATCTTTTTTATCGCGGTCTATTTGATCTGTTCCGTCGGCGTCGTCATCTATATCACTTTGAACTTTACCCAACCTGTCGTTAGGCTCGTCCGTCTGATGAGAAGGCTGGAGGAAGGGGATTTCGAATACAAGGTTCCCATGTCGGCCCGTAAGGATGAGATCGGCTGGCTGTATCGCGGATTCGGAAGCATGATCAAGAAGATCGAAGGTTTGATCGAGCAAACGTCCCGTTCGGAAAGAAACAAGAAGGAGCTGGAATTCCAAGTTTTGAGCCACCAAATTAATCCCCATTTTCTATACAATACGCTGGAGTCGATTCGATGGAAGGCGGAGAATCACGGGAGAAGCGATATCGGAGAGATGGTTTCCGCGCTAGGGAATTTGCTGCGGCTTAGCTTGAATCAAGGGAAGGACATTACGACGGTCGGACGCGAGATCGAACAGGTGAAAGCATACGTGCAGATCGAACAAGCCCGTATCGGGATG
Encoded proteins:
- a CDS encoding cache domain-containing sensor histidine kinase; its protein translation is MIKASLRLASSFRNKMILIFFAITIVPFIIFAYYAYMKSIEGIKNANATFSMSYLQQAKMNFETYLDQLNDQVNDLIGNRSVQQWLEREPWSNEEEEAFAVNMLGFVYQRKPQIDALRVRILPLNPSRYPTYMNTMGESIEVGEEEWFRKSKATVVPTWHLSMPKEGLYGRPLLSYIKRFTGLYDRIPRGMIVTDLAEDHLKRFFSPSESMEGQKFLIVGADGRVLFDSFDNEWTGDVIPSKKFLQIRETSPEGAETLMMDGEKKLITYTKMNNEPWTIVSMTPLHALTQPINVMNRLLIFFIAVYLICSVGVVIYITLNFTQPVVRLVRLMRRLEEGDFEYKVPMSARKDEIGWLYRGFGSMIKKIEGLIEQTSRSERNKKELEFQVLSHQINPHFLYNTLESIRWKAENHGRSDIGEMVSALGNLLRLSLNQGKDITTVGREIEQVKAYVQIEQARIGMPLRVLYFFDEEMLELPFMRLLLQPLVENAIQHSIRDNFEKGKVIMSGYVEDQDLVIEITDNGKGIPESVLTQLDAEDTGGRGKRRQGVGLRNVNERLKLYFGNNYKLLIETGESMGTKITIRHPILDSLGEADTDGDERARQIL